In Prunus dulcis chromosome 1, ALMONDv2, whole genome shotgun sequence, the following are encoded in one genomic region:
- the LOC117615369 gene encoding vacuole membrane protein KMS1, producing the protein MGSRKQANSSSSSSPSSSQRTEISISGLSEKHQEELENLTLTTQPFRTLKFFILAVVQYVKRSISYLLAKGGWLMLLSTVVASLGILLVTIDGPHEKHVEELLKYFQFGLWWVALGVASSIGLGSGLHTFVLYLGPHIAFFTLKAMQCGRVDLKSAPYDTIQLKRGPSWLGKNCSEFGPPLFPSLHGLRVPLSSILPQVQLEAVLWGVGTAIGELPPYFISRAASLSGDKVDGMEELDAPSDEETGFIATHLNRVKRWLLSHSQQLNFFTILVLASVPNPLFDLAGIMCGQFGIPFWKFFLATVIGKAIIKTHLQTVFIISVCNNQLLNWIENELIWVFSLIPGFAAVLPNLIAKIDAAKEKYLTASSVSSNIKVKTWDFSFASIWNTLVWLMLFNFFVKIVNATAQRYLKKQQEKELALLTKKS; encoded by the exons ATGGGGTCCCGTAAACAAgcaaattcttcttcttcgtcatCACCTTCGTCCTCGCAGCGCACGGAAATTTCGATCTCAG GGCTCAGTGAGAAGCATCAAGAGGAACTAGAAAACTTGACACTAACAACACAACCCTTCAGAACATtgaagtttttcattttggctGTAGTTCAATATGTGAAGCGTTCAATATCATATCTGTTGGCAAAAGGTGGCTGGCTTATGCTTTTGAGTACTGTCGTAGCGTCACTTGGAATTCTTCTAGTGACCATTGATGGCCCTCATGAGAAG CATGTTGAGGAACTTCTCAAATATTTCCAGTTCGGGCTATGGTGGGTGGCACTTGGAGTTGCATCATCAATTGGTCTTG GATCTGGTTTGCACACGTTTGTCCTATATCTGGGTCCCCATATTGCATTCTTTACTTTAAAGGCAATGCAGTGTGGTCGAGTTGATTTAAAAAGTGCTCCCTACGACACAATACAGCTAAAAAGAGGTCCTTCGTGGCTTGGGAAAAACTGCTCtgaatttgggcccccattgTTTCCATCATTACATGGTTTGAGGGTTCCACTTAGCAGCATATTACCTCAGGTCCAGCTAGAGGCTGTTTTATGGGGTGTTGGGACTGCAATTGGAGAGCTTCCTCCATATTTTATCTCAAGAGCAG CAAGCTTATCTGGCGACAAAGTGGATGGCATGGAAGAATTGGATGCCCCCTCAGATGAAGAAACAGGATTCATAGCTACTCATCTAAACCGAGTCAAACGCTGGCTTCTATCACACTCACAACAGTTGAACTTCTTTACAATCTTAGTGCTTGCTTCG GTGCCAAATCCTCTTTTTGACCTGGCTGGCATTATGTGTGGACAATTTGGTATTCCATTCTGGAAATTTTTCCTTGCAACAGTGATTGGAAAGGCAATTATTAAAACTCATCTACAG ACGGTCTTCATCATCTCAGTTTGCAACAATCAACTTCTTAATTGGATAGAGAATGAATTGATTTGGGTTTTCAGTCTCATTCCTGGTTTTGCTGCTGTCCTGCCTAACCTCATTGCCAAAATTGATGcggcaaaagaaaaatatctcaCAGCTTCTTCTGTATCCTCAAATATCAAG GTGAAAACGTGGGATTTCTCTTTTGCATCAATTTGGAACACTCTGGTCTGGCTTATGCTATTCAACTTCTTTGTGAAGATTGTGAATGCAACTGCCCAGAGGTATCTGAAGAAACAGCAGGAAAAGGAGCTTGCTTTGTTGACAAAGAAGTCATAA